The proteins below are encoded in one region of Acidobacteriota bacterium:
- a CDS encoding helix-turn-helix domain-containing protein yields the protein MRVVLLVVDGMFDTGLSVLLDTFGTANELSSAPQHSPDFRIQVAGVREKVSTQQGFQIPSSPVEEVATPDLVIVPALGAKSPQALERALERDDVREAGVQLATWHAAGSRLAAACTGTYLLASTGLLDGLRATTTWWLGPDFRQRFESVELDESQMVVESAGRVTAGAALAHVDLALWFVRERSPTLARSTSRHLLVDGRPTQATYAMTDHLAFCDPLVEKFERWARRHLPEFTMAAAAKAVGASERTLERRLRKVLGQTPIAFVRRLRVERALFLLETTDDSVERIAGSVGYGDGVTLRTLLREKTGLGIRQLRRRA from the coding sequence ATGAGAGTTGTCTTGCTCGTCGTCGACGGCATGTTCGATACGGGGTTGTCCGTCCTGCTGGACACTTTCGGGACTGCCAACGAGCTGTCTTCCGCGCCTCAGCATTCGCCTGATTTCCGGATCCAGGTCGCTGGCGTTCGGGAGAAGGTCTCGACTCAGCAGGGCTTCCAGATCCCGAGCTCGCCGGTGGAGGAGGTGGCGACGCCGGACCTGGTGATCGTGCCGGCCCTCGGGGCCAAGTCGCCGCAGGCCCTGGAGCGGGCCCTCGAGCGCGACGACGTGCGAGAGGCTGGCGTTCAGCTGGCGACCTGGCACGCCGCTGGCTCTCGGTTGGCCGCCGCTTGCACGGGCACCTACTTGCTGGCGTCGACGGGGCTCCTCGATGGCCTTCGAGCCACCACCACCTGGTGGCTTGGTCCCGACTTTCGTCAGCGGTTCGAGTCGGTCGAGCTCGACGAGTCGCAGATGGTGGTCGAGTCGGCGGGGCGGGTGACGGCGGGGGCGGCGTTGGCCCATGTCGACCTTGCGCTGTGGTTCGTGCGCGAGCGCAGCCCAACGCTGGCGCGATCAACCTCAAGGCACCTGCTGGTGGATGGTCGGCCGACCCAGGCAACCTATGCGATGACGGATCATCTGGCTTTCTGCGATCCGTTGGTCGAGAAATTCGAGCGCTGGGCACGGCGCCACCTGCCCGAGTTCACGATGGCGGCCGCCGCCAAGGCCGTTGGCGCCAGCGAGCGAACCCTCGAGCGCCGACTGCGCAAAGTCCTGGGACAGACTCCCATCGCCTTCGTCCGTCGGTTGCGGGTCGAACGCGCCCTGTTCTTACTCGAGACCACCGACGACAGCGTCGAGCGCATCGCAGGCTCAGTCGGCTACGGCGACGGTGTCACGCTGCGGACTTTGCTGCGCGAGAAGACCGGACTGGGTATTCGTCAGCTCCGGCGTCGTGCATGA